The DNA segment AGCTTCATAGGAGACGACGCATGGGCGTGCCGCTGGAACTTGACGCGCGCCATCAAGCTAGCCGCCGATGGGCACGCTCCTCAGCCAACGTAGAGGCGACCCCGTTTCTGAAGGAGCGTACTGCAGCGCTGCTTTTTCTGCGACTTGATCGAGTCGTTAATTTCTGCTTTCGCTGAGTAAAATGCGGCATTGGGCCACCGGCAGCTCTGATTTCTCCTCTTCACGGTGAAACCGACGACGACGACGGTGCTCTGTCGTCGAAACAAGTGGAATCCGCGATGCGGCAGAACAATCCGGAGAACGAGTTGCTCCCAATTTTCGTGACGACCAAACAGAAAAAGGATGTCTTGTTATGTTCGTACTGTATATTTCACCACATTGTTTCGTCACAAAACGTATGATCCGAGGCCACGACAGAAAAATTGAAAGATCGAAAAATTTGGCCAAATTGGTCATTTATATCCTGTGTCTATCATTAAATTAGTTCAAACGGAAAGCATATATGCCTAAATAGTGCTCAAAACGAACACAGCTCAATCGCAAAAACCGGTTTTAGTGACGCCGGCATAAAATCAAGCTAGATGGGGACACGTGTCTTTCACGCTGCTGTGATTAAGCAACTAGGATCCGTGTGGATGTCCGAGGACTGAGTGGCGATTTCATGAAAACCGTCATTTTTGTACAGACTCCTCGGTTAGCACGTAAAATGGTATCGACTTTTCTGAGGCGGATGCAGATTGCTTTCAGTCATTTTTTGTCGTTTGCGCTTGATGGTAATTGATGCGCGGAACATCATCGCATTCCAGGGTGGTAATGTTTCAGAAATTAATACATCATTTGGGCTGGAGTATCATAAATCTATTGTCCTCTTTTCAAATACGCGTTCTTTTTCCCTCTAGTTTTCTTCTAATGCCCATGTTGACGTTAGGTGCTCCTTGAGAATCTTGAGGAGTTGGGCAGCTCGGTTTTACGCTTCCTATTGAATACGTAGCTGATATAAGGGCTGGAGGGCAAACGTGGATTTAGTTCACTCCTAAAAGAGGCAGCTCGAGTTAGGGCGCTAACCTCCGGGCAGCCGGAGTGGAAAAGGAGTCAAAATTAGTAGATTCTTAACTCACGCGAAGCCTGGAACCAGGAGAGCTTTTTTCTGGCGCCTGTCCGGGAAGTGGTACAGCCAAGGCCGGTAGTCGCGGCAGATGTTCCAGGTTGGGCAGCCATGAATGCCACGACTGCGGAGCTGACTAAGATCCGTTGTGAGGATTTTCTTTTCCGGGTGGCAGTGCAGGCGGGTTGCCGAGAGGAGGCACTCCTCGTCCTCCTCGAAGAGcgagaaagaaaaagtttatcCCTGACCGAAATTGAAAAGAAAGAATGTCGTTCAAGAAAGCACGCAATTCAGAAGCAAGCATTGAAAACCTGGCATTGAAAATTATCGCACTTTTGAATTCTTCATGCAAGGATGTTTATATTTTCATTACACATTCTACAAGACAGGCCATCTTCTTGGAAGCCATGCGGCCGTGTAAGGCCGAGACGCGCCCCTGGAATGTTCGGCACATTAACCTCAGCACAAGGAACGAATTTGAGCCACTATAGGATTGACTGACAGCAGCAACAACTACGGTGTTGAAGTGGACAAAAAAGCGAGGTCGCGTGGTTGCGCTATGATTTTTATTGTCAAGCACAATGGACGGTGACAGTGATAGCGTGGACGGCTGCGCACTCTAAAACCTTACTGCCACAGTTGAAAGTCAAGCCAGCAAGCGTCGTGACGGCAGTAACAAGGCTGCTGAATCAGTAATGTAGAAGCAGCTTATTGCGCTTTACAAATAGCGACTGGAATAGGAAACAGGTGTGCTTGCCGACAcgcctcattcattcattcagtgtaGGTCGTTCCGTTTCGCACTGCGCTGTTGACGTTGTCATTTATCAAGAAGAAAATACCCTGTTTGTATTGCATGTTCTCTTGAACTACAAGACTTGCTCGAAAATAATGTGTTCGCAATTCCCGAAGCCGCGAGTGTCGCACAGGCATGAACGACCAAGACGATTCAACTCAATGTGCGCATGCATTATACAGACTTTCTTTCCTTTGTATAACTTCCACTAAAAAATACATTTTCAAGAATGTTTTATGCTCGAAAGTCCTCATGCAAGCATGCTATGGAAGCCTCAGCAGTACGAATCGCCATTAATATGCCACTTTTGTTAGTCGTTATGGCCACTCAGCCGTTTCATATAAATGAATTTTTGCAGCGCCTTCTTGTGGCGTCGTACTTCAGAAATCCTCTCGTGAATTCTCGAATTGCGCAGTCCTCTCTTCATGTGGCAAACACCATGAAAGGACGTGAGCTACACTTTCCACCTTTCTaggtcccttcccacatttcctTACTTGTGCTATGGCTGCATCAATAGCCCCCCTGTTGTCCAAGGCTCCTTTGAGATGCATGCCGAGTACACTCCCAGCGGCGAATGCAAAGACAATCAGGTGTTCCTCGATGAGGTAAGAGCCGACCACCGCCACCCCACTGCCTGGGTTATCCTGATCCACCCGACGGGGTTGCGGCTGAAGTCCAGCCAGGCGGTC comes from the Amblyomma americanum isolate KBUSLIRL-KWMA chromosome 1, ASM5285725v1, whole genome shotgun sequence genome and includes:
- the LOC144101573 gene encoding uncharacterized protein LOC144101573; translated protein: MATEHEVRLFAHNLWQDRLAGLQPQPRRVDQDNPGSGVAVVGSYLIEEHLIVFAFAAGSVLGMHLKGALDNRGAIDAAIAQEDEECLLSATRLHCHPEKKILTTDLSQLRSRGIHGCPTWNICRDYRPWLYHFPDRRQKKALLVPGFAVQTQPQDRAVFGRISQCYNGAMVSFAVWQGHLQTALQHQEVRLERQSRSLVRLELARGTAFRSTARHAAGLRGSAERSAPAWRRHHVR